A DNA window from Deltaproteobacteria bacterium contains the following coding sequences:
- a CDS encoding VOC family protein, producing MVVLQEDRGTWPKEHFALTVEEVDIEAAATALRQRGVVVNGPVYHEWIPAKSVYFSDPDGHDLELCAPMKKA from the coding sequence ATGGTGGTGCTCCAGGAAGACAGGGGAACTTGGCCGAAGGAACACTTCGCTCTCACTGTTGAGGAAGTCGATATCGAAGCCGCCGCCACGGCCCTGCGGCAGCGAGGCGTTGTTGTCAACGGACCAGTGTACCACGAGTGGATACCGGCGAAGTCTGTTTACTTTTCCGATCCCGACGGCCACGACTTGGAACTCTGTGCTCCGATGAAGAAAGCATAA
- a CDS encoding carbon-nitrogen hydrolase family protein: MTITVATCQFPVDADIRRNLAYVLRQMRIAKSRGAHVAHFPECSLSGYAGSDFASYKEFDWSVLKECTPKVLALARELRLWVIVGSTHRLTARHKPHNSLYIVTDRGELLDRYDKMFCAGDRGGKSGDLAHYSSGNHFSVFSIAGVRCGALICHDYRYPELYREYKRRGVQLMFHSYHAAHVAPDRLKAIRDDVGARLHRINNGSTLPEITMRAAMHAAASNNYMWISCSNSSARESCWPAFFVRPDGVITGRLRRNTAGVLISTVDTKERFYDSTVAWRERSMRGVFHSGALVRDKRSDDRTTL, translated from the coding sequence ATGACAATCACGGTTGCTACATGCCAGTTCCCGGTGGACGCCGACATTCGGAGAAACCTAGCGTACGTGCTGCGCCAAATGCGCATTGCGAAGAGCCGGGGTGCGCATGTCGCGCACTTCCCGGAGTGTTCCCTCTCGGGATACGCCGGGTCGGACTTCGCGTCGTACAAGGAGTTCGATTGGAGCGTGCTCAAGGAATGCACCCCCAAAGTTCTTGCTCTCGCGCGGGAGTTGCGGCTCTGGGTCATCGTGGGGTCGACGCACCGACTCACGGCGCGGCACAAACCTCACAACAGTCTCTACATCGTGACCGACCGCGGCGAACTGCTCGATCGCTACGACAAGATGTTCTGCGCCGGAGATCGAGGCGGCAAGAGCGGCGACCTCGCCCACTACAGTTCGGGGAATCATTTCAGTGTGTTTTCGATCGCGGGTGTTCGCTGCGGTGCCTTGATCTGCCACGACTACCGCTATCCGGAGCTCTACCGCGAGTACAAGCGTCGCGGCGTTCAGCTCATGTTCCATTCGTACCACGCGGCCCACGTGGCTCCGGACCGCCTCAAGGCGATACGAGACGACGTCGGCGCTCGGTTGCACCGGATCAACAACGGCTCGACACTTCCAGAGATCACGATGCGCGCCGCGATGCACGCCGCCGCGTCGAACAACTATATGTGGATCAGTTGTAGCAACTCGTCCGCTCGCGAGAGCTGTTGGCCCGCGTTCTTCGTTCGCCCGGACGGTGTGATCACTGGCCGCCTGCGCCGGAACACGGCCGGCGTCTTGATCTCGACCGTCGATACGAAGGAACGATTCTATGACTCCACGGTCGCTTGGAGAGAGCGATCAATGCGCGGCGTCTTCCACAGCGGTGCGCTCGTGCGGGACAAGCGATCCGACGACCGGACCACCTTGTGA
- a CDS encoding XRE family transcriptional regulator, translating into MKIRRVAVNNRKAQIELTTSSGRVFPVPYAKLDPRPTPKNRIREVHVDKELASEAVTYVLESGNEGSVHIDHALDYNEDPSYLAELLIHKLTVEARRRVDRAGLSRRELARRLSTSVPQLYRLLDPSNTQKSLGQLVGLLHLLDCDVQLVVSPRRAA; encoded by the coding sequence ATGAAGATCCGCCGGGTCGCCGTGAACAATCGCAAAGCACAGATCGAGCTCACGACGAGCTCCGGAAGGGTCTTCCCGGTCCCGTATGCGAAGCTCGACCCGCGGCCTACTCCGAAGAACCGGATTCGCGAGGTGCATGTGGACAAAGAACTTGCGAGCGAAGCCGTCACCTACGTCCTGGAATCGGGGAATGAGGGTTCGGTGCACATCGATCACGCGCTCGACTACAACGAGGACCCGAGCTACCTCGCCGAGTTGCTGATTCATAAACTTACCGTGGAAGCTCGGCGGCGGGTGGACCGGGCGGGCCTCAGCCGTCGTGAACTCGCGCGTCGCCTCAGCACGTCCGTGCCGCAGTTGTACCGGCTGCTCGATCCAAGCAACACGCAGAAGAGCCTGGGCCAGTTGGTAGGACTTCTCCACCTACTCGACTGCGATGTGCAACTCGTGGTGAGCCCGCGGCGAGCGGCGTAG
- a CDS encoding FMN-binding negative transcriptional regulator, which yields MIYYDYYADIPPATVDTFVRGRELGRLVTVSQDGLPRIGLYPFAYEGDVIEMHVNRADEQYADLKTRPRCVFEVDEVLAVIPSYWVHPEDAVMATAYHRTVIFDCAATVSEGAAALAAQQTRLLARYQPEGGFRTLTPDDPLYRGAIAHIVAVRLDIKDRRVKFKLGQNRSVEVRTRIVAELRQRGRPNDASAADALQWTIDQEMRR from the coding sequence GTGATCTACTACGACTACTACGCTGACATCCCACCAGCGACCGTCGACACTTTTGTGCGCGGGCGCGAGTTGGGCCGGCTCGTGACGGTGAGTCAAGACGGTCTACCTCGTATCGGCCTCTATCCGTTCGCGTACGAAGGCGACGTGATCGAGATGCACGTGAACCGAGCCGACGAACAGTACGCCGATCTGAAGACCCGCCCGCGCTGCGTGTTCGAGGTCGACGAGGTGCTGGCCGTGATTCCGTCGTACTGGGTCCATCCGGAGGACGCGGTCATGGCGACGGCGTACCACCGTACGGTCATCTTCGATTGCGCGGCGACGGTATCGGAGGGCGCGGCCGCTCTGGCCGCGCAGCAAACAAGGTTGCTGGCCCGCTACCAACCGGAAGGAGGATTTCGGACGCTCACGCCGGATGATCCGCTCTATCGCGGCGCCATCGCGCACATCGTAGCGGTCAGACTCGACATCAAGGACCGCCGCGTGAAGTTCAAACTGGGGCAGAACCGTTCGGTTGAGGTGCGCACAAGGATCGTAGCGGAGCTGCGCCAGCGCGGCCGCCCCAACGACGCGTCGGCAGCCGACGCCCTGCAGTGGACGATTGACCAGGAGATGCGGCGATGA
- a CDS encoding SDR family NAD(P)-dependent oxidoreductase — MEQPKPIALVSGVGPGTGRAIVQRFARGGYRVAMLARNRERLDALEKEIPNAVGIVCDVADESQVEAAVAAVRSTLGEPSVLIHNAVGGSFGNFLEVDPAILNQNFQVNTMGLLYLARRLAPAMIEAGKGAIVATGNTSAIRGKAAFAAFAPTKAAQRILAESMARFLGPKGVHVAYVLIDAVIDLEWTRRFQSDKPDEFFCKPDDIAAEVWHVVHQERSAWSFNVEVRPFGEVW, encoded by the coding sequence ATGGAACAGCCCAAACCGATTGCACTCGTGTCCGGAGTCGGTCCCGGCACCGGCAGAGCGATCGTCCAGAGATTCGCCAGGGGCGGCTATCGCGTGGCGATGCTCGCTCGCAATCGCGAGCGTCTCGATGCGCTGGAGAAGGAGATTCCCAATGCGGTGGGCATCGTCTGCGATGTCGCCGATGAGAGCCAAGTCGAGGCGGCGGTCGCGGCGGTGCGCTCGACGTTGGGCGAACCATCGGTGCTGATCCACAACGCCGTCGGCGGATCATTCGGAAACTTTCTCGAGGTCGATCCGGCGATCCTCAATCAGAACTTCCAGGTCAACACGATGGGATTGCTGTATCTCGCGCGGCGTCTGGCACCGGCGATGATCGAAGCCGGCAAGGGCGCCATTGTCGCGACCGGCAATACGTCGGCGATCCGCGGCAAGGCGGCGTTCGCCGCCTTCGCGCCGACGAAAGCGGCCCAGCGAATTCTGGCGGAGTCGATGGCGCGCTTCCTCGGCCCCAAGGGAGTTCACGTCGCCTACGTGTTGATCGACGCGGTCATCGATCTCGAATGGACCCGCCGCTTTCAGAGCGACAAACCTGACGAGTTCTTTTGCAAGCCGGACGATATCGCCGCCGAGGTCTGGCATGTGGTGCATCAGGAGCGCTCGGCGTGGTCGTTCAATGTGGAGGTCCGCCCGTTCGGTGAAGTGTGGTAG
- a CDS encoding DsbA family protein, which translates to MEPIRLIVNSDYLCPWCYNGTVRVRRLQEEFGDRIQIEWRSYLLRPQPDPHRTLEKFKAYTQSWLRPASDPDGGTFRVWEGDAGPPSHSIPPHLVAKAAATISDDAFHRVHDRLLHAYFAENRDITDDATLRAIWREAELPDDAFARSADAELLQQTIDQHNEAVALGIDGVPCVRMEGRDGWITGAQPLEIYRRWIERSLRAKD; encoded by the coding sequence ATGGAGCCGATTCGTCTCATCGTCAACTCCGACTACCTCTGCCCGTGGTGCTACAACGGGACCGTGCGAGTGCGGCGGTTGCAGGAAGAGTTTGGCGACCGCATTCAGATCGAGTGGCGCAGCTATCTGTTGCGTCCACAGCCGGATCCACATCGCACGCTGGAGAAGTTCAAGGCCTACACGCAATCGTGGTTGCGTCCCGCGAGCGATCCGGACGGCGGCACGTTCCGCGTGTGGGAGGGCGATGCTGGCCCGCCGTCGCACAGCATCCCGCCGCATCTCGTCGCGAAGGCCGCGGCCACGATCAGCGACGACGCGTTTCATCGCGTTCACGATCGGCTGCTGCACGCGTATTTCGCCGAGAATCGCGACATCACCGACGACGCCACACTGCGAGCGATTTGGCGCGAGGCGGAGTTGCCGGACGATGCGTTTGCTCGCTCGGCCGACGCAGAGTTGCTGCAGCAGACCATCGATCAGCACAACGAAGCCGTCGCTCTCGGCATCGACGGTGTACCGTGCGTTCGGATGGAAGGCCGCGATGGCTGGATTACCGGCGCGCAGCCGCTGGAGATCTATCGTCGTTGGATCGAACGCAGTCTGCGAGCGAAGGATTAG